Proteins encoded together in one Desulfovibrio sp. window:
- a CDS encoding tyrosine-type recombinase/integrase, protein MRVEPIREEQHVKAIKKLLKDNPRDRLLFILGINSGLRVQTILTELRVKHLLYAKLGDSITVKERKTGKTNVFVINKEIKKAFDEYYIDAKPDENHFLFRSRKGVNYPLTTFRVTRLVKEWGAMIGLKQNLGAHSLRKTFCWFQRMKYGTSWEVLSRRLNHSSPSITRCYLGITDECVEEILHHTI, encoded by the coding sequence ATGCGCGTTGAACCCATTCGAGAGGAACAGCATGTGAAGGCAATCAAGAAGTTGCTCAAGGACAACCCGAGGGACCGCTTACTCTTTATCCTGGGCATTAACTCAGGTTTGAGAGTGCAAACGATCCTCACCGAGCTTCGTGTCAAGCATTTGCTCTACGCAAAGCTGGGCGACAGCATCACCGTCAAGGAAAGAAAGACCGGGAAGACCAACGTCTTCGTGATCAACAAGGAAATCAAAAAGGCATTCGATGAATACTACATCGACGCCAAACCCGACGAGAACCACTTCCTCTTCCGCAGCAGGAAGGGGGTGAACTATCCCCTGACGACTTTCCGAGTCACCCGGCTCGTCAAGGAATGGGGAGCCATGATCGGACTGAAGCAGAACCTCGGAGCCCACTCGCTTCGAAAGACCTTCTGCTGGTTCCAGCGAATGAAATACGGAACCAGTTGGGAAGTCCTCAGCCGAAGGCTCAATCACAGCTCTCCCAGCATCACCCGGTGCTACCTCGGCATCACGGATGAGTGCGTGGAAGAAATTCTACACCATACTATATAA
- a CDS encoding site-specific integrase — translation MPALITKFNPPRWRGVVTVNGKRKEKLFPDGSEKSKRAAEKWEEKQRRILKKPTPIAMGSPKLIDLANSYLDFVTTRQSRKTYVEKQGVLKRALSRFGNSTELDDITVPDALKFLTDQYKKRSGYAANKERKVLISAWNWGRRYLPNFPEGQCPFQTIDRFPEKRQPRYVPSEEDFWKVYEVATGQDRVMLLVFLFLAARRSEVFRLKWSDIDFAANTVTLWTRKRAGGDLEADPVPMVQRLKKVLMAWWEHRPIASDFVFVNVEEHAFCKEYLGQPFTNRQHLMERLCKKAGVREFGFHSIRHLTASILYQEGQPVAVVQAVLRHKSPQTTTRYLQTLGFKQTHEAMEAVMGQRGPGKVISIQKAAQE, via the coding sequence ATGCCAGCACTGATCACGAAGTTCAATCCGCCTCGATGGCGGGGTGTCGTCACAGTCAACGGGAAGCGAAAAGAAAAGTTGTTCCCAGACGGGTCCGAGAAAAGCAAGCGGGCAGCGGAAAAGTGGGAGGAAAAGCAGCGCCGCATCTTGAAGAAACCGACCCCGATCGCCATGGGCTCGCCGAAGCTGATTGACCTGGCCAATTCCTATCTGGACTTCGTAACCACTCGCCAGAGCAGGAAAACTTATGTTGAAAAACAGGGGGTTTTGAAGAGGGCTCTCAGCCGCTTTGGAAATTCCACTGAGTTGGACGACATCACCGTCCCGGATGCCCTGAAGTTCCTCACCGATCAATATAAGAAGCGCTCGGGATACGCGGCGAACAAGGAGCGCAAGGTTTTGATCAGTGCCTGGAATTGGGGGAGGAGGTACCTGCCGAACTTCCCTGAGGGTCAGTGTCCTTTCCAAACCATCGACCGTTTTCCTGAGAAGCGTCAACCCAGGTATGTACCCTCGGAGGAGGACTTCTGGAAAGTGTACGAAGTGGCCACAGGGCAGGACCGGGTCATGCTGCTGGTCTTCCTCTTCCTGGCGGCGCGGCGAAGCGAAGTGTTTCGCCTCAAATGGTCGGACATCGACTTCGCAGCGAACACCGTTACCCTTTGGACCAGGAAACGCGCTGGAGGCGACCTGGAGGCCGACCCAGTGCCCATGGTGCAGCGACTGAAGAAGGTCCTCATGGCGTGGTGGGAGCACAGGCCCATCGCCTCAGACTTCGTCTTCGTGAACGTGGAGGAGCATGCGTTCTGCAAGGAATACCTGGGCCAGCCCTTCACCAACAGGCAGCACCTGATGGAACGCCTGTGCAAGAAAGCAGGTGTGAGGGAGTTCGGATTTCACTCCATCCGCCACCTCACCGCAAGCATACTTTATCAAGAAGGACAGCCAGTTGCAGTGGTCCAGGCTGTTCTTCGGCATAAGTCGCCGCAGACTACCACGAGGTACCTGCAGACCCTTGGGTTCAAGCAGACTCACGAAGCAATGGAAGCGGTGATGGGGCAGCGAGGTCCGGGGAAGGTGATCAGCATTCAGAAAGCTGCTCAAGAGTGA
- a CDS encoding SIS domain-containing protein, with protein MIIAKSPVRLSFGGGGTDLPAYYEAHGGAVLSITIDKYFYSVLQEIPGREIEITSSDYQLHQRIADLEQANLKDALRIPKAMLKYFGVKNGVMLQLKSDIPPGSGLGLSGAVATSLARCIGAYVGTPMDQAQVAELATHIELTVLGRPIGMQDQYASAFGGLNFMTFDASGTKVEPLAVSRSRLGELRRHLMLFHTGSSRDSARILEGQRQATKGNDQDVLQALHAVKLTAFRMRDILEGGDILEIGTLLHESWQQKKRFSTSVSNPEIDEYYATAMRCGALGGKITGAGGGGFLLVFAEPDKQERISRELTAKGLQELTFDFEDGGSQITLDQTGRFKATITPEGYLLGMRAVVSRLDKNQIGRIADMLHAAYVADKQVFVMGNGGSAATASHFSSDLAKAVAVNGNRGFRAIPLTDNIPLMTAWGNDVGFEDIFSGQMRNLVNPGDVVIGISGGGMSGNVIKAMELARDRGARTVGLTGFTGGKLKGLVDECFIVPSENYQFIEDVHMMLVHLLTSVVRERLAGE; from the coding sequence ATGATCATTGCCAAATCTCCAGTCCGCTTGAGCTTCGGTGGCGGTGGGACCGACCTCCCGGCCTACTACGAAGCCCATGGCGGGGCAGTGCTTTCCATCACCATCGACAAATACTTCTATTCGGTTCTCCAGGAAATCCCAGGCCGTGAGATCGAGATAACCTCCTCCGACTATCAGCTCCATCAGCGCATAGCGGATCTGGAGCAAGCAAACCTGAAGGACGCCCTTCGCATCCCCAAGGCCATGCTCAAGTATTTTGGCGTCAAAAACGGGGTCATGCTCCAGCTCAAATCGGATATTCCTCCGGGTTCGGGCTTGGGCCTGTCCGGGGCGGTGGCCACCAGCCTGGCCCGCTGCATCGGCGCATATGTAGGCACGCCCATGGATCAAGCCCAGGTGGCCGAACTGGCCACGCACATCGAATTGACCGTTCTGGGGCGGCCCATAGGCATGCAGGATCAATACGCCTCCGCCTTTGGCGGACTCAATTTCATGACCTTCGACGCCTCGGGGACCAAGGTCGAGCCCTTGGCTGTCAGCCGTTCTCGTCTGGGGGAGCTGCGCCGTCACCTGATGCTTTTCCATACGGGCTCCTCGCGCGACTCCGCCCGGATCCTGGAAGGTCAGCGCCAGGCCACAAAGGGGAACGACCAGGACGTTTTGCAAGCGTTGCACGCAGTCAAGCTGACAGCCTTCCGCATGCGCGACATCCTTGAGGGCGGCGACATCCTGGAAATAGGGACGTTGCTCCATGAGTCCTGGCAACAGAAGAAACGCTTCTCCACCTCGGTCTCCAACCCGGAGATTGACGAATACTACGCTACGGCAATGCGCTGCGGGGCGCTCGGCGGCAAGATCACGGGCGCGGGCGGTGGAGGTTTCCTGCTCGTCTTCGCCGAACCGGACAAGCAGGAGCGAATAAGCCGAGAACTCACAGCCAAGGGTCTTCAGGAGTTGACGTTCGATTTTGAGGACGGCGGCTCCCAGATCACTTTGGACCAAACGGGGCGCTTCAAGGCCACCATCACCCCGGAAGGCTACTTGCTTGGGATGCGCGCCGTTGTCAGCCGCCTGGACAAAAACCAGATCGGGCGCATTGCCGACATGCTGCACGCCGCCTATGTGGCGGACAAGCAGGTGTTCGTCATGGGCAACGGCGGGTCCGCGGCCACGGCTTCGCATTTTAGCTCGGACCTGGCCAAAGCCGTGGCCGTCAACGGCAATAGGGGCTTCCGGGCCATACCGCTCACGGACAACATCCCCCTCATGACCGCCTGGGGCAACGACGTTGGTTTCGAGGACATCTTCTCCGGGCAGATGCGCAATCTGGTCAATCCAGGGGATGTGGTCATCGGCATTTCGGGCGGCGGTATGAGCGGAAACGTCATCAAGGCCATGGAGCTCGCCCGCGACCGGGGAGCCCGCACGGTGGGGCTTACCGGTTTCACGGGGGGAAAGCTCAAGGGTTTGGTGGATGAGTGCTTTATTGTTCCCTCGGAAAATTATCAGTTCATCGAGGACGTCCACATGATGCTGGTGCATCTTCTCACCAGCGTGGTTCGTGAGCGTTTGGCCGGCGAGTAG
- a CDS encoding GNAT family N-acetyltransferase: MNLTCLARQGFDSEAFGLDYYRVTRFDYDALAGELASLPSPFMADAKLPAQDVAGSKELQKMGLRKICVQPTFVADLSGMSGAAAGEPQGAVEFPQSELDAHAANFQYNRFGLDPLITDGERIEHQRRWIFNSMASTEIMKFLDQGAFVSFKLRESVVVIDLVSALPSARGRGSLLLGRLKSWAAFNGYTRIEVTTESENVPACLFYEKNGFRLAGAAVAFHMRRGMTS, from the coding sequence ATGAACCTGACCTGCCTGGCCCGCCAGGGTTTCGACAGCGAAGCCTTTGGCCTTGATTATTACCGCGTGACCCGGTTCGACTATGACGCCCTTGCCGGTGAACTCGCATCGCTTCCATCTCCCTTCATGGCCGACGCCAAGCTCCCTGCCCAGGATGTTGCTGGTTCAAAAGAGCTGCAGAAAATGGGACTCCGCAAGATCTGTGTGCAACCAACGTTCGTAGCCGACCTTTCAGGGATGTCCGGAGCGGCTGCCGGGGAGCCGCAGGGAGCCGTGGAGTTCCCCCAATCTGAGTTGGACGCCCATGCCGCCAATTTTCAATACAACAGATTCGGCCTTGATCCGCTGATAACCGACGGTGAACGCATCGAGCACCAGAGACGATGGATATTCAATTCCATGGCCTCGACCGAAATAATGAAATTTTTGGACCAGGGCGCGTTCGTGAGCTTCAAGCTGAGGGAATCCGTGGTGGTCATCGATCTCGTTTCCGCATTGCCCTCCGCCCGAGGCAGGGGGTCCTTGCTGCTAGGACGCCTCAAGTCCTGGGCCGCTTTCAATGGGTACACTCGCATAGAGGTGACCACCGAAAGCGAGAATGTTCCTGCCTGCCTTTTTTATGAAAAAAACGGCTTCCGGCTGGCCGGAGCCGCGGTCGCCTTCCACATGCGAAGAGGAATGACGTCATGA
- a CDS encoding nucleotidyltransferase family protein, which yields MVKTAVVLSAGLGTRLRPLTDTCPKPMVPVAGVPLLERTVRHLARHGVVDICINLHHLPQVVLDHFGDGSAFGVRLHFSVEKELLGTAGALNAFREHLHEPFLVWYGDVLSEFDVTAFCRYHVRKAGLATVGLYRVDNPTQCGLVDMENQGRITRFVEKPPVAFTDLANAGVYACEPGVLDYIFASGFSDFGKDVFPAMLAAGAAMYGYPIEECLIDIGSPEKLAKADALLFAH from the coding sequence TTGGTGAAGACCGCGGTTGTTTTGAGCGCCGGACTAGGCACCAGACTGCGCCCGTTGACCGACACCTGTCCCAAACCCATGGTTCCAGTGGCCGGGGTGCCGCTTTTGGAGCGCACGGTGCGGCATCTGGCCCGCCACGGCGTTGTGGACATATGCATCAACCTGCACCACTTGCCCCAGGTGGTGCTGGATCACTTCGGGGACGGCTCGGCTTTCGGCGTCAGGCTTCATTTTTCTGTGGAGAAGGAGCTTCTGGGAACTGCCGGGGCGCTCAATGCTTTCCGCGAGCACCTGCACGAGCCGTTTCTGGTCTGGTATGGGGATGTTCTCTCGGAGTTCGACGTCACCGCCTTTTGCCGTTATCATGTTAGAAAGGCTGGCCTGGCAACGGTGGGGCTTTACCGGGTGGATAACCCGACCCAGTGCGGGCTGGTGGATATGGAAAACCAGGGGCGCATCACCCGGTTCGTGGAGAAGCCGCCCGTAGCCTTCACGGACCTTGCCAATGCCGGGGTGTATGCCTGCGAGCCGGGAGTATTGGACTACATTTTTGCATCAGGGTTCTCTGATTTCGGCAAGGACGTGTTCCCTGCCATGCTTGCGGCTGGGGCGGCCATGTACGGCTATCCCATCGAGGAATGCCTGATCGACATCGGCTCGCCCGAGAAGCTGGCCAAAGCCGACGCCCTGTTGTTCGCGCATTAA